A genomic stretch from Flavobacteriales bacterium includes:
- a CDS encoding PKD domain-containing protein: MKRIFLLIAAFGLFTASAQSITSVVVSANPVDCQSWTITVDGMKPMPQFYVQGDSYSVSGSTLTVNIDFNAPPIGNPMFAPYTHVITIPANGVPPGAYSLNVTTFNIPANQSAGNYNGSVTVGSCCPAAANFTVSDSSFCSVDTVYVTDQSAGTQNVEWWVNGVLDHTGPGDFSLTGLSGVIEIVQVAIDSACTDTVTQSIYVNPLQAMGFSSVQVGHQFTFTAGGSSAFTYEWDFGDGSTEVGALVSHTYSQDGNYNVCLTTTGAQGCSGDSCQSVTYSTVGLPDGKHELRIYPNPARDHITIEGSVDGPIRWYNELGQEIKVPLHNGSQEYLWIFDLADIPAGVYYLQWADRVQKLLVR, encoded by the coding sequence ATGAAGAGAATCTTTCTCCTAATCGCTGCGTTCGGTTTATTTACTGCCAGTGCGCAATCCATTACATCCGTGGTCGTTTCGGCCAATCCGGTCGACTGCCAAAGCTGGACCATTACGGTTGACGGTATGAAACCCATGCCGCAGTTTTACGTGCAAGGCGATAGCTACAGTGTATCGGGGTCGACATTGACGGTGAATATTGACTTCAATGCTCCGCCGATCGGAAACCCGATGTTTGCGCCATATACACACGTGATTACGATTCCTGCGAATGGCGTGCCACCGGGAGCGTACTCATTGAACGTAACGACTTTTAATATTCCTGCGAATCAGTCCGCAGGGAACTACAATGGTTCCGTAACCGTGGGGTCTTGTTGTCCGGCGGCGGCGAATTTTACCGTATCGGATAGCTCGTTTTGCTCTGTTGATACCGTGTATGTCACTGATCAAAGTGCCGGAACACAGAATGTTGAATGGTGGGTAAACGGAGTCCTGGATCATACAGGTCCGGGCGACTTCAGTTTGACGGGCTTATCTGGAGTCATTGAGATCGTGCAGGTTGCCATCGACTCGGCCTGTACCGACACCGTAACGCAATCCATTTATGTGAATCCGTTGCAAGCCATGGGCTTCAGCTCGGTTCAGGTGGGACATCAATTCACGTTTACAGCTGGTGGGTCGAGTGCCTTTACGTACGAGTGGGATTTCGGAGATGGAAGCACGGAAGTGGGAGCGCTTGTGTCGCACACCTACTCACAAGACGGAAACTACAACGTTTGTTTAACAACCACGGGTGCGCAAGGATGCTCAGGCGACTCTTGCCAGAGTGTAACTTACTCGACGGTCGGATTACCAGATGGGAAACACGAATTACGTATTTATCCAAACCCGGCACGCGACCACATTACCATTGAAGGTTCAGTGGATGGTCCAATTCGGTGGTACAACGAGTTGGGTCAGGAGATCAAAGTGCCGCTTCACAATGGCTCACAAGAATACCTATGGATCTTTGATTTGGCCGATATCCCAGCTGGTGTTTACTACTTACAGTGGGCCGATCGGGTGCAGAAGCTCCTTGTAAGGTAA
- the mltG gene encoding endolytic transglycosylase MltG, translating to MMRRKWFRIALVAVVAIVALIASRTYSAIWSSNVTERFEKYDLYIESDSRFDSVVEQLRTDSVLVSVKSFKWVAKLKKYDRKVKSGKYLLKSGMSNNDIVNLLRSGGQTPVDVTFNNIDNVYELAGVVSSELEADSTELVTLLTDPDYLRAKGYTRETILGVFLPNTYVMYWNTGAEAFIERMLREHDQYWHEGRTSAAKSIGMNPNQVSTLASIVERETVQLREMKTVAGLYINRLRRGWRLQSDPTVVFALKQDHTDTVIRRVLTTDLQIDSPYNTYLYDGLPPGPIGVPSLRAIEAVLNYEEHSYMFMCASVERPGYHEFATNLTAHNHNAARYRNWLDQQRLYR from the coding sequence ATGATGCGGCGTAAGTGGTTTAGGATCGCGTTGGTAGCCGTCGTGGCCATCGTGGCGCTGATCGCTTCGCGAACCTATTCGGCGATCTGGTCGTCGAACGTGACCGAGCGATTCGAAAAGTACGATCTGTATATCGAATCCGATAGTCGCTTCGACTCTGTGGTGGAGCAATTGCGCACCGACTCTGTTCTTGTTTCGGTCAAGAGCTTCAAATGGGTCGCTAAGTTGAAGAAATACGATCGAAAGGTCAAAAGTGGGAAATACCTATTGAAGAGTGGCATGTCGAACAATGACATCGTGAACTTGCTGCGATCGGGCGGACAAACACCCGTAGATGTCACCTTCAACAACATCGATAACGTATACGAACTGGCTGGAGTGGTCAGCAGCGAACTCGAAGCCGACTCTACAGAACTTGTAACCTTGTTGACCGATCCCGACTATCTCAGAGCTAAAGGGTACACCCGCGAGACCATTCTGGGGGTTTTCTTACCCAATACCTATGTGATGTATTGGAATACGGGTGCCGAGGCCTTCATAGAGCGAATGCTTAGAGAGCACGATCAATATTGGCACGAAGGGCGAACCAGTGCCGCCAAGTCGATCGGCATGAACCCGAATCAAGTCAGTACTTTGGCTTCCATCGTGGAACGCGAGACGGTTCAGCTTCGCGAAATGAAGACCGTTGCCGGATTGTATATCAATCGCCTTCGAAGAGGTTGGAGGTTACAATCGGACCCCACGGTCGTGTTTGCATTAAAACAAGACCATACGGATACGGTCATTCGCAGAGTGCTCACCACGGATTTGCAGATCGATTCGCCCTACAATACATATTTGTACGACGGATTACCTCCTGGTCCAATAGGGGTTCCGAGCTTACGGGCCATAGAGGCGGTACTCAATTACGAAGAACACAGCTACATGTTTATGTGCGCTAGTGTTGAAAGGCCGGGTTATCACGAGTTCGCAACGAACCTCACCGCCCACAATCACAACGCTGCGCGATACCGCAATTGGCTCGATCAGCAGCGTCTGTATCGTTGA
- a CDS encoding tetratricopeptide repeat protein, producing MKKWLVLASMTTAVVILAARCSGGGSADEKENLGLRPDEQHPTYKNLADTVAYVGKQVCKACHGDIYDTYVHTGMGLSFDKASRVKSSSKLGPDSKIYDEYRDFWYHPFWKGEELKVLEYRLHGLDTTYKRIESVDYIIGSGQHTNSHIYNVNGYLHQVPFTYYTQSGKLDFPPGFENGNNTRFSRTIGLECMSCHNSLPEFVLGSENKFNGVPDGISCERCHGPGQIHVIEKGQGIVVDTSKFIDYSIVNPAKLEGDLQFEVCQRCHLQGNAVLKPGKDWYDFKPGMRLSEVMSVFLPRYEGGEDEFIMASHVDRFKQSKCYLGAEETFNCISCHNPHKSVRETNIQQFNATCGDCHGETPMFGCRAPQEDVAADDFNCVACHMPSSTSIDIPHVTVHDHKIRVPELDMAGEENIAPQAQKIRKFMGLVSVNEGSPNDRTKARSYLQQYEKFTAYPQFLDSAKVFIDRAGEPLYEVVNWHFLSEDFDGLCDYIDQRGRANALDALRSTDFTNNDAWTAYRIGQSYRNIGRNEEAFDFLSRAISLAPYQLEFRNKIATLMMDMGLREKALSQLEFVYKEYPYYPENLNNLGFYWLREGDLERAAKLYDEAIALDPDYVPGLLNRAGLALYQERWADAERDLVHILRIEPNHPRANQVYEQLKQVYP from the coding sequence ATGAAGAAATGGTTGGTGCTTGCGTCGATGACCACCGCGGTCGTGATCTTGGCCGCCCGTTGTTCGGGCGGTGGCAGTGCCGATGAAAAGGAGAATTTGGGCCTGCGGCCCGATGAACAACACCCGACCTACAAGAACCTCGCGGATACCGTCGCCTATGTCGGCAAGCAGGTCTGCAAGGCCTGCCATGGCGATATCTACGACACCTATGTACACACCGGAATGGGACTCAGCTTTGATAAGGCCTCGCGGGTCAAGAGTTCGAGCAAACTTGGCCCCGACTCCAAGATTTACGATGAGTATCGCGATTTCTGGTACCACCCGTTCTGGAAAGGGGAAGAGTTGAAGGTGCTCGAATACCGGCTCCATGGGCTCGACACCACATACAAGCGGATCGAATCGGTCGACTACATCATCGGCTCGGGTCAGCATACGAACTCGCATATCTACAATGTCAACGGCTACTTACATCAAGTGCCATTTACGTACTACACCCAAAGCGGTAAGCTCGATTTTCCGCCCGGATTCGAGAACGGGAACAACACGCGATTTAGTCGAACCATTGGGCTCGAATGCATGAGTTGCCACAACTCCCTGCCAGAGTTCGTACTGGGTTCAGAGAACAAGTTCAACGGCGTTCCGGACGGCATTAGCTGTGAGCGCTGTCACGGGCCCGGTCAGATCCACGTGATCGAGAAAGGGCAGGGCATAGTGGTCGACACGAGTAAATTCATCGATTACAGCATCGTGAATCCGGCCAAGTTGGAAGGCGACCTGCAGTTCGAGGTATGTCAGCGATGTCATTTACAGGGGAATGCGGTACTGAAGCCCGGAAAGGACTGGTACGACTTTAAACCGGGCATGCGCTTGTCTGAGGTCATGAGCGTGTTTTTGCCCCGTTATGAGGGCGGCGAAGATGAATTCATCATGGCCTCGCACGTCGATCGGTTCAAGCAGAGTAAATGCTACTTGGGGGCCGAGGAGACCTTCAACTGCATCAGCTGTCACAATCCGCATAAAAGTGTGCGCGAGACCAATATTCAGCAGTTCAACGCCACCTGTGGTGATTGCCACGGTGAAACGCCGATGTTCGGATGTAGGGCTCCTCAGGAGGATGTGGCGGCCGATGACTTCAACTGTGTGGCGTGCCATATGCCGAGTAGCACGAGCATCGATATACCCCACGTAACGGTGCACGATCACAAGATCCGGGTTCCGGAGTTGGACATGGCCGGGGAGGAGAACATCGCGCCGCAGGCGCAAAAGATTCGAAAATTCATGGGACTTGTAAGTGTGAACGAAGGTTCGCCCAACGATCGCACGAAGGCGAGGTCCTACCTGCAGCAGTATGAGAAATTTACCGCGTATCCGCAGTTTTTGGATTCGGCCAAGGTGTTCATCGATCGAGCGGGGGAGCCGTTGTATGAGGTGGTGAATTGGCACTTCCTGAGTGAGGACTTCGATGGGCTTTGCGACTACATCGATCAGCGGGGAAGGGCGAATGCCTTGGATGCGCTGAGGTCGACGGATTTTACGAACAACGATGCGTGGACCGCCTACCGTATTGGCCAGAGTTATAGGAATATCGGCCGAAACGAAGAGGCCTTTGACTTTTTATCCCGGGCGATCTCCCTGGCTCCCTACCAACTCGAGTTTCGTAACAAGATAGCCACCTTGATGATGGATATGGGGCTTCGCGAGAAGGCACTTTCGCAGCTCGAGTTCGTTTATAAGGAGTATCCGTACTACCCGGAGAATTTGAATAATTTGGGTTTTTATTGGCTTAGGGAAGGCGACCTCGAAAGGGCTGCCAAGCTGTACGATGAGGCGATCGCCTTGGATCCGGATTACGTCCCCGGGTTGCTGAATAGGGCGGGACTTGCGTTGTACCAAGAACGATGGGCCGATGCCGAGCGCGATTTGGTGCATATATTGCGGATCGAGCCGAATCACCCGCGGGCCAATCAAGTATATGAACAACTCAAACAGGTTTATCCATGA
- a CDS encoding GNAT family N-acetyltransferase has product MVKLSSEHIKLRAPESTDLEVFFAWENDPDVWLITQTQSPFSRDTLRSYLENAHKDLYEYRQLRLVIEDVNADRPLGTVDFFDFDPANKRVGVGVFIALPADRRHGYAREALAVALDFAFEQYDLEQVYCNILSSNEASLNLFGRLGFETVGLKKRWVREGSRWHDEYLLQKLKESK; this is encoded by the coding sequence ATGGTAAAGCTCAGCAGTGAACATATAAAGTTACGTGCGCCCGAATCGACCGATCTCGAGGTCTTTTTCGCTTGGGAGAACGACCCCGACGTATGGCTCATTACCCAAACGCAATCGCCGTTTTCGCGCGATACGTTGCGATCGTACCTCGAAAATGCGCATAAGGATCTTTACGAGTACCGCCAATTGCGCCTGGTCATTGAAGACGTGAATGCCGATCGACCACTTGGGACCGTGGATTTCTTCGATTTCGATCCGGCTAACAAAAGAGTAGGCGTAGGCGTTTTCATAGCCCTGCCGGCCGATCGCCGTCACGGGTACGCGCGCGAAGCACTGGCCGTAGCACTCGATTTCGCTTTTGAGCAGTACGATCTCGAACAGGTCTACTGCAACATACTCTCCAGTAATGAGGCGAGTCTAAACCTGTTTGGTAGGTTGGGTTTTGAGACGGTCGGACTCAAAAAACGGTGGGTGCGTGAAGGCAGCCGGTGGCACGATGAATACCTGCTGCAGAAACTGAAAGAATCGAAATGA
- a CDS encoding diaminopimelate epimerase, with amino-acid sequence MIIPFVKYQGTGNDFIVIDDRKRFFKAGEAGQIAYLCDRRFGIGADGLILIRDDVRYDFQMVYFNADGHEASMCGNGGRCAVKFAAQLGMISGRTEFRAVDGVHRAELVPEGVALGMSDVVGIESLGDDYFIDTGSPHFVRFVKSLNDFDVVGEGRAVRYAPKYREEGTNVNFVVETDSFLEIRTYERGVEDETLSCGTGATAAALVWASKKGIEKGSVSLLFPGGEVKVHWRSDGDRYTDIELAGPAEENFKGEVQW; translated from the coding sequence GTGATCATACCCTTTGTTAAATACCAAGGTACGGGAAACGACTTTATTGTGATCGATGACCGTAAACGCTTTTTTAAGGCCGGGGAAGCCGGGCAAATCGCCTATTTGTGCGATCGACGGTTCGGAATTGGGGCGGACGGACTCATTCTGATTCGCGATGACGTGCGGTACGATTTCCAAATGGTATACTTTAATGCCGATGGACACGAGGCATCCATGTGCGGAAACGGCGGCCGCTGTGCCGTTAAATTCGCCGCGCAATTGGGCATGATCTCGGGCCGCACTGAATTCCGCGCCGTAGACGGTGTGCATAGAGCCGAACTAGTGCCCGAAGGGGTGGCGCTCGGTATGAGTGATGTTGTAGGAATAGAAAGCCTCGGCGACGATTACTTTATCGATACCGGCTCGCCTCATTTCGTGCGCTTCGTGAAGTCGCTGAACGATTTCGATGTGGTGGGCGAAGGCAGGGCCGTGCGCTACGCTCCGAAATACCGCGAAGAAGGAACCAACGTCAATTTCGTTGTCGAAACCGATTCGTTCCTTGAGATCCGCACCTACGAACGCGGGGTCGAGGACGAAACCCTGAGTTGTGGCACCGGAGCTACGGCTGCCGCCTTGGTCTGGGCATCGAAAAAAGGCATCGAAAAAGGAAGTGTTTCACTCCTGTTTCCGGGCGGAGAAGTGAAGGTGCATTGGCGGAGCGATGGCGATCGATACACAGACATCGAACTTGCGGGTCCGGCCGAAGAGAACTTCAAAGGCGAAGTTCAATGGTAA